From Taeniopygia guttata chromosome 29, bTaeGut7.mat, whole genome shotgun sequence, a single genomic window includes:
- the TIMELESS gene encoding protein timeless homolog isoform X1, whose protein sequence is MDWYMMNCELLATCSALGYLEGDVYHREPDCLESVKDLIRYLRHEDESRDVRQQLGAAQILQNDLLPILVQYPQEKVLFDAVIRLMVNLTQPALLCFGKVPADATSRHHFLQVLSYLQAYKEAFASEKVFVVLSEKLYNLLQLDWEQRQEEDTLLIERILLLVRNVLHVPPDPTEEQQGVDGDASVHDRVLWALHISGMDDLLKFLASAQVEQQWALHVLEIISLMFRDQSPEELAALGQGTAGAEHREDTQELETLRQRELAEKRSRALQRPSRHSRFGGSYVLQGVKSIGDRDVVFHKGLHNLKSYSHDLGKEPRRLPRHRRAAPEAEPSRRSARNVRLFLRHFCQDFLEGCYNRLMLLVKDQLVREKAQQHDETYYLWATAFFMAFNRLHGFRPELVSETVGVRAFHFIEQNLTTYYEMALMDKKEATTWARRMHLALKAYQELLRTVQEMDRSPEQAVRDSSQVIKSNIFYVMEYRELFLTLFRKFDETKQPRSFLRDLVETAHLFLRMLERFCRGRANLVVQSKRVRRKKKKKPHVAEGTVPPSAAELERLWEGLAPQLQACLEGEVPLPEDTVPFDAASETPVEEQRAEALLRIQECLRDSRVPQALQLLRSAREVWPEGDVFGSADVGPPEETQLLREILVAALPGHAPAEPEEEPEEEEEEGEEEEAQTLQVSEKEFNFLDYLKRFACAPVVRALVLLLRGYAGNSARTNHCAARLLHRLARDLRMEPLLFQLSLFALFHRLLSDPAAAAHQELVTLAKFILGKFFALAATNKKAFVELLFWKSPAIVCEMTKGYSSLQEGEGPTLSRVPPWTPQQEQELRELYWKYKEVEGGDIIAAILAHLPPPGRTRRQVVKQLVRMGLASSAKDFPRERKGTSIVLWTQEQEEELTRLFEEFQGSDDVLGNILKHLTARRSRARVVEKLLGLGLVAERKELYKKRRRKSQGPAAGQADTGVPAVPAPASSGEDEDSEEEEEEDEDEAEEGHMEEHWVPQEGAGQDLAQHLHREGLAGPLRWLQNSLRRAAGDRQEDGVSHPVPLVPLTEENEDAMEDRRFRALLRQLGLRPPASEQESFWRIPAALTPQQLRRAAASIAHRGPSGSPQDLSEPPRCPQDPAAAEPLPAGLGSDSESEEPVPVPVPSPVQPRTKRRRELASEDEDEDGGSSALSPLPPSTGTELAPPAPRSEEEEEEEEDPQPRGRRKRIRCLEEEEEED, encoded by the exons ATGGACTGGTACATGATGAACTGCGAGCTCCTGGCCACCTGCAGCGCCCTGGGCTACCTGGAGGGCGACGTGTACCACCGGGAGCCCGACTGCCTGG AGAGCGTCAAGGACCTGATCCGGTACCTGCGCCACGAGGATGAGAGCCGGGACGTGCGGCAGCAGCTGGGGGCAGCCCAAATCCTGCAGAACGACCTCCTGCCCATCCTGGTGCAGTACCCCCAGGAAAAGGTGCTCTTCGATGCCGTCATCAG GTTGATGGTGAACCTGACACAGCCGGCCCTGCTCTGCTTCGGGAAGGTGCCAGCAGATGCCACCTCCCGCCACCACTTCCTCCAGGTGCTGTCCTACCTGCAGGCCTACAAGGAG GCTTTTGCCAGTGAGAAGGTGTTCGTGGTGCTCAGCGAGAAGCTCTACAATCTCCTGCAGCTG GACTGGGAGCAGCGGCAGGAGGAGGACACGCTGCTGATTGAGAGGATCCTGCTGCTGGTGCGCAACGTGCTGCACGTGCCCCCGGACCCCACGGAGGAGCAG CAGGGCGTGGATGGCGATGCCAGCGTGCACGACCGGGTGCTGTGGGCGCTGCACATCAGCGGCATGGACGACCTGCTCAAATTCCTGGCCAGCGCCCAGGTGGAGCAGCAGTGGGCTCTGCACGTCCTGGAGATCATCTCCCTCATGTTCCGTGACCAG agcccagaggagctggcggcgctgggacaggggacagcaggggccGAGCACAGGGAGGACACGCAGGAGCTGGAGACCTTGAGGCAGAGAGAGCTGGCAGAGAAGAGAAGCCGGGCGCTGCAGCGCCCATCCAG GCACTCCCGCTTTGGTGGCTCCTACGTCCTGCAGGGCGTCAAGTCCATCGGGGACCGGGATGTGGTGTTCCACAAAGGGCTGCACAAC CTGAAGAGCTACAGCCACGACCTGGGCAAGGAACCGCGGCGGCTGCCCCGGCACCGCAGGGCCGCCCCCGAGGCCGAGCCCTCGCGCCGCTCCGCCCGCAATGTCCGGCTCTTCCTGCGCCACTTCTGCCAGGACTTCCTGGAGGGCTGCTACAACCGCCTGATGCTGCTGGTCAAG GACCAGCTGGTGCGGGAGAAGGCTCAGCAGCACGATGAGACCTATTACCTGTGGGCCACTGCCTTCTTCATGGCCTTCAACCGGCTCCACGGCTTCCGGCCCGAGCTGGTGTCCGAGACCGTGGGGGTCCGAGCCTTCCACTTCATCGAGCAGAACCTCACCACCTATTACGAGATGGCGCTGATGGACAAGAAGGAGGCAACAACCTGGGCCCGCAG GATGCACTTGGCGCTGAAGGCGTACCAGGAGCTGCTGCGGACGGTGCAGGAGATGGATCGCTCCCCGGAGCAGGCGGTGCGGGACAGCAGCCAGGTCATCAAGA GCAACATCTTCTACGTGATGGAATACCGGGAGCTCTTCCTGACGCTCTTCCGCAAGTTCGACGAGACCAAGCAGCCGCGCAGCTTCCTGCGGGACCTGGTGGAGACCGCTCACCTCTTCCTCCGCATGCTGGAGCGCTTCTGCCGCGGCCGTGCCAACCTCGTGGTGCAG AGCAAACGTGTgcggaggaagaagaagaagaagcctCATGTGGCTGAGGGCACCGTCCCGCCCAGCGCCGCGGAGCTGGAGCGGCTGTGGGAAGGATTGGCCCCGCAGCTCCAGGCCTGCCTGGAG GGCGAGGTGCCCCTGCCCGAGGACACGGTGCCCTTCGACGCCGCCTCGGAGACGCCGGTGGAGGAGCAGCGCGCGGAGGCTCTGCTGCGGATCCAGGAGTGCCTGCGGGATTCCCGCGTGCCCcaggccctgcagctgctgcgcTCGGCCAG ggaggTCTGGCCCGAGGGGGATGTGTTCGGATCCGCGGATGTGGGGCCGCCCGAGGAGACCCAGCTGCTCCGGGAGATCCTCGTCGCTGCCCTGCCTG GGCACGCGCCCGCCGAGCCCGAGGAGGAGccggaggaagaggaagaggagggcgAGGAAGAGGAGGCGCAGACCCTGCAGGTGTCGGAGAAGGAATTCAACTTCCTCGACTACCTGAAGCG GTTCGCCTGTGCCCCGGTGGTGCGggcgctggtgctgctgctgcggggCTACGCGGGGAACAGCGCCCGCACCAACCACTGCGCCGCGCGCCTGCTGCACCGCCTGGCCCGCGACCTGCGCATGGAGCCGCTGCTCTTCCAGCTCTCCCTCTTCGCCCTCTTCCACCGCCTGCTCAGCgaccccgccgccgccgcgcacCAG gagtTGGTGACCTTGGCCAAGTTCATCCTGGGCAAGTTCTTTGCTCTGGCGGCCACCAACAAAAAGGCCTTTGTGGAGCTGCTCTTCTGGAAGAGCCCGGCCATCGTCTGCGAGATGACCAAGGgctacagctccctgcaggagggagaggg gcccACCCTCAGCCGAGTGCCCCCCTGGACccctcagcaggagcaggagctgcggGAGCTCTACTGGAAGTACAAGGAGGTGGAAG GTGGGGACATCATCGCTGCCATCCTGGCCCATCTCCCCCCGCCCGGGCGCACGCGGAGGCAGGTGGTGAAGCAGCTGGTGCGGATGGGACtggccagcagtgccaaggaCTTCCCGCGGGAGAG GAAGGGCACCTCCATCGTGCTGTGGAcgcaggagcaggaggaggagctgacGCGGCTCTTTGAGGAGTTCCAGGGCTCGGACG ACGTCCTGGGGAACATCTTGAAGCACCTGACGGCGCGGCGCTCGCGGGCTCGCGTGgtggagaagctgctggggctggggctggtggccgAACGCAAGGAGCTGTACAAGAAACGCCGGAGGAAgagccagggccctgctgccgggcag GCTGACACAGGCGTCCCAGCcgtgccagccccagccagctCAGGAGAGGATGAGGACagcgaggaggaggaagaggaggatgaggatgaagcAGAGGAAGGCCACATGGAGGAGCACTGGGTGCCCCAGGaaggggctgggcaggaccTGGCGCAGCACCTGCATCGGGAAG ggctggccGGGCCCCTGCGGTGGCTGCAGAACAGCctgcggcgggcggcgggggaCCGCCAGGAGGACG GCGTGTCCCACCCGGTGCCGCTGGTGCCGCTGACGGAGGAGAACGAGGATGCCATGGAGGACCGGCGCTTCCGGGCACTGCTGCggcagctggggctgcggcCTCCTGCCAGCGAGCAG GAATCCTTCTGGCGCATCCCGGCCGCCCTCACCCCGCAGCAGCTCCGGCGCGCGGCCGCCTCCATCGCCCACCGTGGCCCCTCAGGGTCCCCCCAGGACCTCTCAGAGCcacccaggtgcccccaggacCCGGCTGCAG CAGAGCCGCTGCCGGCGGGGCTGGGATCAGACTCGGAGAG CGAGGAGcccgtccccgtccctgtccccagcccggtGCAGCCACGCACCAAGAGGCGCCGGGAGCTCGCCAgcgaggatgaggatgaggatggtggGAGCTCAG ccctctcccctctccctccatCCACAGGAACCGAGCTggcccccccagctccccgctctgaggaggaggaggaggaggaagaggatcCACAGCCCCGGGGGAGGCGGAAGCGCATCCGCTGcctggaagaggaggaggaagaggactGA
- the TIMELESS gene encoding protein timeless homolog isoform X3, which yields MDWYMMNCELLATCSALGYLEGDVYHREPDCLESVKDLIRYLRHEDESRDVRQQLGAAQILQNDLLPILVQYPQEKVLFDAVIRLMVNLTQPALLCFGKVPADATSRHHFLQVLSYLQAYKEAFASEKVFVVLSEKLYNLLQLDWEQRQEEDTLLIERILLLVRNVLHVPPDPTEEQQGVDGDASVHDRVLWALHISGMDDLLKFLASAQVEQQWALHVLEIISLMFRDQSPEELAALGQGTAGAEHREDTQELETLRQRELAEKRSRALQRPSRHSRFGGSYVLQGVKSIGDRDVVFHKGLHNLKSYSHDLGKEPRRLPRHRRAAPEAEPSRRSARNVRLFLRHFCQDFLEGCYNRLMLLVKDQLVREKAQQHDETYYLWATAFFMAFNRLHGFRPELVSETVGVRAFHFIEQNLTTYYEMALMDKKEATTWARRMHLALKAYQELLRTVQEMDRSPEQAVRDSSQVIKSNIFYVMEYRELFLTLFRKFDETKQPRSFLRDLVETAHLFLRMLERFCRGRANLVVQSKRVRRKKKKKPHVAEGTVPPSAAELERLWEGLAPQLQACLEGEVPLPEDTVPFDAASETPVEEQRAEALLRIQECLRDSRVPQALQLLRSAREVWPEGDVFGSADVGPPEETQLLREILVAALPGHAPAEPEEEPEEEEEEGEEEEAQTLQVSEKEFNFLDYLKRFACAPVVRALVLLLRGYAGNSARTNHCAARLLHRLARDLRMEPLLFQLSLFALFHRLLSDPAAAAHQELVTLAKFILGKFFALAATNKKAFVELLFWKSPAIVCEMTKGYSSLQEGEGPTLSRVPPWTPQQEQELRELYWKYKEVEGGDIIAAILAHLPPPGRTRRQVVKQLVRMGLASSAKDFPRERKGTSIVLWTQEQEEELTRLFEEFQGSDDVLGNILKHLTARRSRARVVEKLLGLGLVAERKELYKKRRRKSQGPAAGQADTGVPAVPAPASSGEDEDSEEEEEEDEDEAEEGHMEEHWVPQEGAGQDLAQHLHREGLAGPLRWLQNSLRRAAGDRQEDGVSHPVPLVPLTEENEDAMEDRRFRALLRQLGLRPPASEQESFWRIPAALTPQQLRRAAASIAHRGPSGSPQDLSEPPRCPQDPAAEPLPAGLGSDSESEEPVPVPVPSPVQPRTKRRRELASEDEDEDGGSSALSPLPPSTGTELAPPAPRSEEEEEEEEDPQPRGRRKRIRCLEEEEEED from the exons ATGGACTGGTACATGATGAACTGCGAGCTCCTGGCCACCTGCAGCGCCCTGGGCTACCTGGAGGGCGACGTGTACCACCGGGAGCCCGACTGCCTGG AGAGCGTCAAGGACCTGATCCGGTACCTGCGCCACGAGGATGAGAGCCGGGACGTGCGGCAGCAGCTGGGGGCAGCCCAAATCCTGCAGAACGACCTCCTGCCCATCCTGGTGCAGTACCCCCAGGAAAAGGTGCTCTTCGATGCCGTCATCAG GTTGATGGTGAACCTGACACAGCCGGCCCTGCTCTGCTTCGGGAAGGTGCCAGCAGATGCCACCTCCCGCCACCACTTCCTCCAGGTGCTGTCCTACCTGCAGGCCTACAAGGAG GCTTTTGCCAGTGAGAAGGTGTTCGTGGTGCTCAGCGAGAAGCTCTACAATCTCCTGCAGCTG GACTGGGAGCAGCGGCAGGAGGAGGACACGCTGCTGATTGAGAGGATCCTGCTGCTGGTGCGCAACGTGCTGCACGTGCCCCCGGACCCCACGGAGGAGCAG CAGGGCGTGGATGGCGATGCCAGCGTGCACGACCGGGTGCTGTGGGCGCTGCACATCAGCGGCATGGACGACCTGCTCAAATTCCTGGCCAGCGCCCAGGTGGAGCAGCAGTGGGCTCTGCACGTCCTGGAGATCATCTCCCTCATGTTCCGTGACCAG agcccagaggagctggcggcgctgggacaggggacagcaggggccGAGCACAGGGAGGACACGCAGGAGCTGGAGACCTTGAGGCAGAGAGAGCTGGCAGAGAAGAGAAGCCGGGCGCTGCAGCGCCCATCCAG GCACTCCCGCTTTGGTGGCTCCTACGTCCTGCAGGGCGTCAAGTCCATCGGGGACCGGGATGTGGTGTTCCACAAAGGGCTGCACAAC CTGAAGAGCTACAGCCACGACCTGGGCAAGGAACCGCGGCGGCTGCCCCGGCACCGCAGGGCCGCCCCCGAGGCCGAGCCCTCGCGCCGCTCCGCCCGCAATGTCCGGCTCTTCCTGCGCCACTTCTGCCAGGACTTCCTGGAGGGCTGCTACAACCGCCTGATGCTGCTGGTCAAG GACCAGCTGGTGCGGGAGAAGGCTCAGCAGCACGATGAGACCTATTACCTGTGGGCCACTGCCTTCTTCATGGCCTTCAACCGGCTCCACGGCTTCCGGCCCGAGCTGGTGTCCGAGACCGTGGGGGTCCGAGCCTTCCACTTCATCGAGCAGAACCTCACCACCTATTACGAGATGGCGCTGATGGACAAGAAGGAGGCAACAACCTGGGCCCGCAG GATGCACTTGGCGCTGAAGGCGTACCAGGAGCTGCTGCGGACGGTGCAGGAGATGGATCGCTCCCCGGAGCAGGCGGTGCGGGACAGCAGCCAGGTCATCAAGA GCAACATCTTCTACGTGATGGAATACCGGGAGCTCTTCCTGACGCTCTTCCGCAAGTTCGACGAGACCAAGCAGCCGCGCAGCTTCCTGCGGGACCTGGTGGAGACCGCTCACCTCTTCCTCCGCATGCTGGAGCGCTTCTGCCGCGGCCGTGCCAACCTCGTGGTGCAG AGCAAACGTGTgcggaggaagaagaagaagaagcctCATGTGGCTGAGGGCACCGTCCCGCCCAGCGCCGCGGAGCTGGAGCGGCTGTGGGAAGGATTGGCCCCGCAGCTCCAGGCCTGCCTGGAG GGCGAGGTGCCCCTGCCCGAGGACACGGTGCCCTTCGACGCCGCCTCGGAGACGCCGGTGGAGGAGCAGCGCGCGGAGGCTCTGCTGCGGATCCAGGAGTGCCTGCGGGATTCCCGCGTGCCCcaggccctgcagctgctgcgcTCGGCCAG ggaggTCTGGCCCGAGGGGGATGTGTTCGGATCCGCGGATGTGGGGCCGCCCGAGGAGACCCAGCTGCTCCGGGAGATCCTCGTCGCTGCCCTGCCTG GGCACGCGCCCGCCGAGCCCGAGGAGGAGccggaggaagaggaagaggagggcgAGGAAGAGGAGGCGCAGACCCTGCAGGTGTCGGAGAAGGAATTCAACTTCCTCGACTACCTGAAGCG GTTCGCCTGTGCCCCGGTGGTGCGggcgctggtgctgctgctgcggggCTACGCGGGGAACAGCGCCCGCACCAACCACTGCGCCGCGCGCCTGCTGCACCGCCTGGCCCGCGACCTGCGCATGGAGCCGCTGCTCTTCCAGCTCTCCCTCTTCGCCCTCTTCCACCGCCTGCTCAGCgaccccgccgccgccgcgcacCAG gagtTGGTGACCTTGGCCAAGTTCATCCTGGGCAAGTTCTTTGCTCTGGCGGCCACCAACAAAAAGGCCTTTGTGGAGCTGCTCTTCTGGAAGAGCCCGGCCATCGTCTGCGAGATGACCAAGGgctacagctccctgcaggagggagaggg gcccACCCTCAGCCGAGTGCCCCCCTGGACccctcagcaggagcaggagctgcggGAGCTCTACTGGAAGTACAAGGAGGTGGAAG GTGGGGACATCATCGCTGCCATCCTGGCCCATCTCCCCCCGCCCGGGCGCACGCGGAGGCAGGTGGTGAAGCAGCTGGTGCGGATGGGACtggccagcagtgccaaggaCTTCCCGCGGGAGAG GAAGGGCACCTCCATCGTGCTGTGGAcgcaggagcaggaggaggagctgacGCGGCTCTTTGAGGAGTTCCAGGGCTCGGACG ACGTCCTGGGGAACATCTTGAAGCACCTGACGGCGCGGCGCTCGCGGGCTCGCGTGgtggagaagctgctggggctggggctggtggccgAACGCAAGGAGCTGTACAAGAAACGCCGGAGGAAgagccagggccctgctgccgggcag GCTGACACAGGCGTCCCAGCcgtgccagccccagccagctCAGGAGAGGATGAGGACagcgaggaggaggaagaggaggatgaggatgaagcAGAGGAAGGCCACATGGAGGAGCACTGGGTGCCCCAGGaaggggctgggcaggaccTGGCGCAGCACCTGCATCGGGAAG ggctggccGGGCCCCTGCGGTGGCTGCAGAACAGCctgcggcgggcggcgggggaCCGCCAGGAGGACG GCGTGTCCCACCCGGTGCCGCTGGTGCCGCTGACGGAGGAGAACGAGGATGCCATGGAGGACCGGCGCTTCCGGGCACTGCTGCggcagctggggctgcggcCTCCTGCCAGCGAGCAG GAATCCTTCTGGCGCATCCCGGCCGCCCTCACCCCGCAGCAGCTCCGGCGCGCGGCCGCCTCCATCGCCCACCGTGGCCCCTCAGGGTCCCCCCAGGACCTCTCAGAGCcacccaggtgcccccaggacCCGGCTGCAG AGCCGCTGCCGGCGGGGCTGGGATCAGACTCGGAGAG CGAGGAGcccgtccccgtccctgtccccagcccggtGCAGCCACGCACCAAGAGGCGCCGGGAGCTCGCCAgcgaggatgaggatgaggatggtggGAGCTCAG ccctctcccctctccctccatCCACAGGAACCGAGCTggcccccccagctccccgctctgaggaggaggaggaggaggaagaggatcCACAGCCCCGGGGGAGGCGGAAGCGCATCCGCTGcctggaagaggaggaggaagaggactGA
- the TIMELESS gene encoding protein timeless homolog isoform X5, with protein MVNLTQPALLCFGKVPADATSRHHFLQVLSYLQAYKEAFASEKVFVVLSEKLYNLLQLDWEQRQEEDTLLIERILLLVRNVLHVPPDPTEEQQGVDGDASVHDRVLWALHISGMDDLLKFLASAQVEQQWALHVLEIISLMFRDQSPEELAALGQGTAGAEHREDTQELETLRQRELAEKRSRALQRPSRHSRFGGSYVLQGVKSIGDRDVVFHKGLHNLKSYSHDLGKEPRRLPRHRRAAPEAEPSRRSARNVRLFLRHFCQDFLEGCYNRLMLLVKDQLVREKAQQHDETYYLWATAFFMAFNRLHGFRPELVSETVGVRAFHFIEQNLTTYYEMALMDKKEATTWARRMHLALKAYQELLRTVQEMDRSPEQAVRDSSQVIKSNIFYVMEYRELFLTLFRKFDETKQPRSFLRDLVETAHLFLRMLERFCRGRANLVVQSKRVRRKKKKKPHVAEGTVPPSAAELERLWEGLAPQLQACLEGEVPLPEDTVPFDAASETPVEEQRAEALLRIQECLRDSRVPQALQLLRSAREVWPEGDVFGSADVGPPEETQLLREILVAALPGHAPAEPEEEPEEEEEEGEEEEAQTLQVSEKEFNFLDYLKRFACAPVVRALVLLLRGYAGNSARTNHCAARLLHRLARDLRMEPLLFQLSLFALFHRLLSDPAAAAHQELVTLAKFILGKFFALAATNKKAFVELLFWKSPAIVCEMTKGYSSLQEGEGPTLSRVPPWTPQQEQELRELYWKYKEVEGGDIIAAILAHLPPPGRTRRQVVKQLVRMGLASSAKDFPRERKGTSIVLWTQEQEEELTRLFEEFQGSDDVLGNILKHLTARRSRARVVEKLLGLGLVAERKELYKKRRRKSQGPAAGQADTGVPAVPAPASSGEDEDSEEEEEEDEDEAEEGHMEEHWVPQEGAGQDLAQHLHREGLAGPLRWLQNSLRRAAGDRQEDGVSHPVPLVPLTEENEDAMEDRRFRALLRQLGLRPPASEQESFWRIPAALTPQQLRRAAASIAHRGPSGSPQDLSEPPRCPQDPAAAEPLPAGLGSDSESEEPVPVPVPSPVQPRTKRRRELASEDEDEDGGSSALSPLPPSTGTELAPPAPRSEEEEEEEEDPQPRGRRKRIRCLEEEEEED; from the exons ATGGTGAACCTGACACAGCCGGCCCTGCTCTGCTTCGGGAAGGTGCCAGCAGATGCCACCTCCCGCCACCACTTCCTCCAGGTGCTGTCCTACCTGCAGGCCTACAAGGAG GCTTTTGCCAGTGAGAAGGTGTTCGTGGTGCTCAGCGAGAAGCTCTACAATCTCCTGCAGCTG GACTGGGAGCAGCGGCAGGAGGAGGACACGCTGCTGATTGAGAGGATCCTGCTGCTGGTGCGCAACGTGCTGCACGTGCCCCCGGACCCCACGGAGGAGCAG CAGGGCGTGGATGGCGATGCCAGCGTGCACGACCGGGTGCTGTGGGCGCTGCACATCAGCGGCATGGACGACCTGCTCAAATTCCTGGCCAGCGCCCAGGTGGAGCAGCAGTGGGCTCTGCACGTCCTGGAGATCATCTCCCTCATGTTCCGTGACCAG agcccagaggagctggcggcgctgggacaggggacagcaggggccGAGCACAGGGAGGACACGCAGGAGCTGGAGACCTTGAGGCAGAGAGAGCTGGCAGAGAAGAGAAGCCGGGCGCTGCAGCGCCCATCCAG GCACTCCCGCTTTGGTGGCTCCTACGTCCTGCAGGGCGTCAAGTCCATCGGGGACCGGGATGTGGTGTTCCACAAAGGGCTGCACAAC CTGAAGAGCTACAGCCACGACCTGGGCAAGGAACCGCGGCGGCTGCCCCGGCACCGCAGGGCCGCCCCCGAGGCCGAGCCCTCGCGCCGCTCCGCCCGCAATGTCCGGCTCTTCCTGCGCCACTTCTGCCAGGACTTCCTGGAGGGCTGCTACAACCGCCTGATGCTGCTGGTCAAG GACCAGCTGGTGCGGGAGAAGGCTCAGCAGCACGATGAGACCTATTACCTGTGGGCCACTGCCTTCTTCATGGCCTTCAACCGGCTCCACGGCTTCCGGCCCGAGCTGGTGTCCGAGACCGTGGGGGTCCGAGCCTTCCACTTCATCGAGCAGAACCTCACCACCTATTACGAGATGGCGCTGATGGACAAGAAGGAGGCAACAACCTGGGCCCGCAG GATGCACTTGGCGCTGAAGGCGTACCAGGAGCTGCTGCGGACGGTGCAGGAGATGGATCGCTCCCCGGAGCAGGCGGTGCGGGACAGCAGCCAGGTCATCAAGA GCAACATCTTCTACGTGATGGAATACCGGGAGCTCTTCCTGACGCTCTTCCGCAAGTTCGACGAGACCAAGCAGCCGCGCAGCTTCCTGCGGGACCTGGTGGAGACCGCTCACCTCTTCCTCCGCATGCTGGAGCGCTTCTGCCGCGGCCGTGCCAACCTCGTGGTGCAG AGCAAACGTGTgcggaggaagaagaagaagaagcctCATGTGGCTGAGGGCACCGTCCCGCCCAGCGCCGCGGAGCTGGAGCGGCTGTGGGAAGGATTGGCCCCGCAGCTCCAGGCCTGCCTGGAG GGCGAGGTGCCCCTGCCCGAGGACACGGTGCCCTTCGACGCCGCCTCGGAGACGCCGGTGGAGGAGCAGCGCGCGGAGGCTCTGCTGCGGATCCAGGAGTGCCTGCGGGATTCCCGCGTGCCCcaggccctgcagctgctgcgcTCGGCCAG ggaggTCTGGCCCGAGGGGGATGTGTTCGGATCCGCGGATGTGGGGCCGCCCGAGGAGACCCAGCTGCTCCGGGAGATCCTCGTCGCTGCCCTGCCTG GGCACGCGCCCGCCGAGCCCGAGGAGGAGccggaggaagaggaagaggagggcgAGGAAGAGGAGGCGCAGACCCTGCAGGTGTCGGAGAAGGAATTCAACTTCCTCGACTACCTGAAGCG GTTCGCCTGTGCCCCGGTGGTGCGggcgctggtgctgctgctgcggggCTACGCGGGGAACAGCGCCCGCACCAACCACTGCGCCGCGCGCCTGCTGCACCGCCTGGCCCGCGACCTGCGCATGGAGCCGCTGCTCTTCCAGCTCTCCCTCTTCGCCCTCTTCCACCGCCTGCTCAGCgaccccgccgccgccgcgcacCAG gagtTGGTGACCTTGGCCAAGTTCATCCTGGGCAAGTTCTTTGCTCTGGCGGCCACCAACAAAAAGGCCTTTGTGGAGCTGCTCTTCTGGAAGAGCCCGGCCATCGTCTGCGAGATGACCAAGGgctacagctccctgcaggagggagaggg gcccACCCTCAGCCGAGTGCCCCCCTGGACccctcagcaggagcaggagctgcggGAGCTCTACTGGAAGTACAAGGAGGTGGAAG GTGGGGACATCATCGCTGCCATCCTGGCCCATCTCCCCCCGCCCGGGCGCACGCGGAGGCAGGTGGTGAAGCAGCTGGTGCGGATGGGACtggccagcagtgccaaggaCTTCCCGCGGGAGAG GAAGGGCACCTCCATCGTGCTGTGGAcgcaggagcaggaggaggagctgacGCGGCTCTTTGAGGAGTTCCAGGGCTCGGACG ACGTCCTGGGGAACATCTTGAAGCACCTGACGGCGCGGCGCTCGCGGGCTCGCGTGgtggagaagctgctggggctggggctggtggccgAACGCAAGGAGCTGTACAAGAAACGCCGGAGGAAgagccagggccctgctgccgggcag GCTGACACAGGCGTCCCAGCcgtgccagccccagccagctCAGGAGAGGATGAGGACagcgaggaggaggaagaggaggatgaggatgaagcAGAGGAAGGCCACATGGAGGAGCACTGGGTGCCCCAGGaaggggctgggcaggaccTGGCGCAGCACCTGCATCGGGAAG ggctggccGGGCCCCTGCGGTGGCTGCAGAACAGCctgcggcgggcggcgggggaCCGCCAGGAGGACG GCGTGTCCCACCCGGTGCCGCTGGTGCCGCTGACGGAGGAGAACGAGGATGCCATGGAGGACCGGCGCTTCCGGGCACTGCTGCggcagctggggctgcggcCTCCTGCCAGCGAGCAG GAATCCTTCTGGCGCATCCCGGCCGCCCTCACCCCGCAGCAGCTCCGGCGCGCGGCCGCCTCCATCGCCCACCGTGGCCCCTCAGGGTCCCCCCAGGACCTCTCAGAGCcacccaggtgcccccaggacCCGGCTGCAG CAGAGCCGCTGCCGGCGGGGCTGGGATCAGACTCGGAGAG CGAGGAGcccgtccccgtccctgtccccagcccggtGCAGCCACGCACCAAGAGGCGCCGGGAGCTCGCCAgcgaggatgaggatgaggatggtggGAGCTCAG ccctctcccctctccctccatCCACAGGAACCGAGCTggcccccccagctccccgctctgaggaggaggaggaggaggaagaggatcCACAGCCCCGGGGGAGGCGGAAGCGCATCCGCTGcctggaagaggaggaggaagaggactGA